A genomic stretch from Arachis stenosperma cultivar V10309 chromosome 3, arast.V10309.gnm1.PFL2, whole genome shotgun sequence includes:
- the LOC130968700 gene encoding uncharacterized protein LOC130968700, whose translation MTDSNPHIPDESPQNPDTKTQQEETPPTSSQSPKTLTLADQDPQSQSQTLPDPNPTEPSEHGDTVMQDPVQKPDDPEPDAHAAVTVTAAAAALSGSGRRGTPKRKKSDAKRTAQEKKCREKLQVLVETLKPIPFVPPKALDFSSHQSLLQRLGLWEFVHLEYDPVVRSDLLAQLIASYVPASRCSYVNGIRIKLSRADLGRALKLPKKNAGSSVTEGKEEGGETVDLAESIGFIEELVSNWMMLHDEMFIMTSDVMGQLNLIKTGKLEKVDWAGLIWSMMDKELKAPQLTDCYYASHMQQLIKAQHQELLEEPEAAQEEEEEEEGEEVGGKDDGEEAEVKDEEDEEAAATATVTEKVTDAATATTTVEDVVDESGDVKMSGVDEGGRDGELEEHNIELSLGQDNAERVDVGKDVVGGVQIMDFDQPKVEDSGLWLMDQKNNVEEPFLRPCQTSDVKGDECGEAKGVEGEEGQEQEEEEEDAEDDEHDGGFSLSPKCIPMEGMPSGPGGLVQAMSAVQMPFTSGIDLRDNPVGDFLSPRDDPHMISGSSLFGNGHKRELDLDNHNSHHALNGSNKRLRGDSPWNSKPADFETCMEHIEHWMGKARMMYAAKEQACDESLTNQQLLLNELQKRDEMIEQYHKAKMDESHKRQVEMYRLEKELFMMTGLVEGYRKALKETQKAFADYRTRCPQAEEPLYKDVPGSGGLVLSVMELEKERLRKEEEERIKLRELSRDFERKLREIESTWFDKLGDYAGSVESLANRLQAIEEQVKHLKEVKAKCNVAAPPERTPTVEEQNVEDQNVEEQDAL comes from the coding sequence ATGACCGATTCTAATCCTCACATTCCCGACGAAAGCCCCCAAAACCCTGACACCAAAACCCAACAAGAAGAAACTCCACCCACAAGTTCCCAATCCCCCAAAACCCTAACCCTCGCCGATCAAGATCCCCAATCCCAATCCCAAACCCTACCCGATCCCAACCCTACAGAGCCATCTGAACACGGGGACACTGTAATGCAAGATCCGGTCCAGAAACCCGACGACCCGGAACCCGATGCTCATGCGGCAGTGACCGTTACTGCCGCCGCCGCAGCATTATCTGGCTCCGGCCGGCGAGGCACTCCGAAGAGGAAGAAATCGGACGCGAAGCGAACCGCGCAGGAGAAGAAATGTCGCGAGAAGCTTCAGGTTCTTGTCGAAACCCTAAAGCCAATTCCTTTTGTGCCCCCGAAAGCCCTCGACTTTTCGAGCCACCAGAGCCTCCTCCAGCGCCTTGGGCTCTGGGAGTTCGTGCACCTCGAGTACGACCCCGTTGTCCGCAGCGATCTTCTTGCCCAGCTCATTGCCAGCTACGTCCCCGCGTCACGGTGTAGCTATGTCAATGGGATTAGGATCAAGCTGAGTCGTGCCGATTTGGGCCGGGCCCTGAAGTTACCCAAGAAGAATGCTGGTTCTTCGGTTACGGAGGGTAAGGAGGAGGGAGGGGAGACGGTGGACTTGGCAGAATCGATTGGGTTTATTGAGGAATTGGTGTCGAATTGGATGATGTTGCATGATGAGATGTTTATCATGACATCTGATGTTATGGGGCAACTGAATTTGATTAAGACAGGGAAGTTGGAGAAGGTTGATTGGGCAGGTTTGATTTGGTCCATGATGGATAAGGAATTGAAGGCTCCACAGCTGACGGATTGTTACTATGCTTCACATATGCAGCAGCTGATTAAGGCGCAGCACCAGGAGCTGCTGGAGGAGCCGGAGGCAGCacaggaggaggaggaggaagaggagggaGAGGAGGTTGGAGGGAAGGATGATGGGGAAGAGGCTGAGGTTAAAGATGAGGAAGATGAGGAGGCAGCTGCCACAGCCACAGTCACAGAAAAAGTCACTGATGCAGCCACAGCCACAACCACTGTGGAAGACGTAGTGGATGAGAGTGGTGATGTGAAGATGAGTGGAGTTGATGAGGGTGGCAGGGATGGTGAGTTGGAGGAGCACAACATTGAGTTGAGTCTTGGTCAAGATAATGCTGAGAGGGTTGATGTAGGGAAGGATGTGGTTGGAGGGGTACAAATTATGGATTTTGATCAGCCCAAGGTGGAAGACTCTGGGCTCTGGCTTATGGATCAGAAGAACAATGTGGAGGAGCCCTTCTTGCGGCCATGTCAGACTAGTGATGTAAAGGGGGACGAATGTGGTGAAGCGAAAGGtgttgaaggagaagaagggCAAGAacaggaggaggaagaggaagatgcaGAGGATGACGAGCATGATGGTGGGTTCAGTCTCTCACCCAAGTGTATTCCTATGGAGGGGATGCCTTCTGGGCCTGGGGGTCTTGTTCAGGCAATGTCTGCAGTGCAGATGCCTTTTACTTCTGGGATTGATCTTCGTGACAACCCTGTGGGAGATTTTCTGTCTCCCAGAGATGATCCTCATATGATATCTGGATCATCACTTTTCGGAAATGGTCACAAAAGGGAGCTTGACCTGGATAATCATAACTCTCACCATGCACTAAATGGCAGTAACAAGAGGCTAAGAGGTGATAGCCCGTGGAATTCTAAGCCTGCTGACTTTGAAACCTGCATGGAACATATAGAACATTGGATGGGGAAGGCTAGAATGATGTATGCAGCAAAAGAACAAGCATGTGATGAGTCTTTGACAAATCAGCAACTCTTGCTTAATGAACTACAGAAGCGAGATGAAATGATTGAGCAATATCATAAAGCAAAGATGGATGAGAGTCATAAGAGACAGGTAGAAATGTATCGTCTTGAGAAGGAACTGTTTATGATGACAGGCCTTGTGGAGGGCTATAGAAAGGCCTTGAAGGAAACACAGAAGGCTTTTGCTGATTATAGAACACGTTGTCCGCAAGCTGAAGAACCACTTTACAAGGATGTTCCTGGGTCTGGTGGCCTTGTTTTGAGTGTCATGGAACTGGAAAAGGAGCGCctgagaaaggaagaagaagaaaggattAAGTTGAGGGAGCTTTCGAGAGATTTTGAAAGGAAATTGAGGGAGATTGAAAGCACTTGGTTTGATAAACTGGGAGATTATGCTGGTAGTGTTGAATCCCTGGCTAACAGGTTGCAGGCTATTGAGGAGCAGGTTAAGCATTTGAAGGAAGTGAAAGCCAAATGTAATGTGGCAGCTCCTCCTGAACGTACTCCAACTGTTGAAGAACAAAATGTTGAAGATCAAAATGTTGAAGAACAGGATGCTTTGTAA
- the LOC130965752 gene encoding uncharacterized protein LOC130965752, with amino-acid sequence MAEENPEGFNRSSSGAQLGSMDVHQIASFLNQLSTLQAQISKDGSSLISDPASPYFIHPGESLGSPLISITLNTNNYHSWSRAMLLALKSKNKLKFIDGSIKKPDPTDALFDAWERCNTFIVSWINLSLSSEISESVIWNNVASDLWRDLEHRYCQGDRFRVAELEEEMYQMRQGELTITTYFTKLKAIWEQLNGFRPIPNCVMCTEDCKCGLAKMREYREESYTVRFLRGLNEQYSTVRSHIMLMNPIPDINTAFSLLTQQERQFGNLDLIDSKTLLNNARINYLDGSGNRGRGRDGNRGGRTNGRGRGRGTKMQCTFCGKMGHIVDTCYKKHGLPPHLRQRQQGTINQMMTTEQKIDEVNSNELAMNQAEVSETASVALTVNQRQALMSLLKEQCAQQHSHGANQGQKSSNPVSGQAKIHFLQFSARILSLVRPKSALWVIDTGATDHVSFDLTDFKTYQKVKPLVVKLPDGSFTTSSIVGTIMFSNNLFLTNVLFIPSFDFKLISVSKLTTLLKCKMLIDDETCEIQD; translated from the coding sequence ATGGCTGAAGAAAATCCAGAGGGTTTCAATCGATCCTCTAGTGGAGCACAACTGGGATCCATGGATGTGCATCAAATTGCAAGCTTTCTTAATCAATTGTCCACATTACAAGCTCAAATCTCCAAAGATGGTTCAAGTCTGATTTCAGATCCCGCAAGTCCCTATTTCATACATCCTGGTGAGAGTCTTGGTTCGCCTCTGATATCAATTACTCTAAATACAAATAATTACCATAGCTGGAGTAGAGCAATGCTGTTAGCATTAAAATCAAAGaataaattgaaattcataGATGGTTCAATAAAGAAGCCAGATCCAACAGATGCATTGTTTGACGCATGGGAAAGATGCAATACATTTATTGTCTCGTGGATTAATCTGTCTTTGAGTTCTGAAATTTCTGAAAGTGTGATTTGGAATAATGTTGCCTCTGATCTGTGGAGAGATTTGGAACATAGATATTGTCAGGGAGATCGGTTTCGAGTGGCTGAGTTAGAGGAAGAGATGTACCAAATGAGACAAGGCGAATTGACAATTACAACATATTTTACAAAGTTGAAAGCTATTTGGGAGCAATTAAATGGATTCAGACCAATTCCTAATTGTGTAATGTGTACTGAGGACTGTAAGTGTGGCCTGGCTAAAATGAGAGAATACAGAGAAGAGAGTTACACAGTGAGGTTTCTAAGAGGCCTCAATGAACAATATTCGACTGTAAGATCCCACATCATGCTTATGAATCCTATTCCTGACATAAACACCGCATTTTCTTTGCTCACTCAACAAGAGAGGCAGTTTGGCAATCTGGATTTGATTGACTCCAAAACCTTACTGAATAATGCAAGGATAAACTACTTAGATGGCTCAGGAAATAGAGGTCGAGGCAGAGATGGAAACAGAGGTGGTCGGACAAATGGAAGAGGCAGAGGTAGGGGCACCAAGATGCAGTGCACCTTCTGCGGAAAAATGGGACACATTGTGGACACATGCTACAAAAAGCATGGATTGCCTCCACACTTAAGACAGCGGCAGCAAGGCACTATCAATCAAATGATGACTACTGAGCAGAAAATTGATGAAGTCAATAGTAATGAATTGGCTATGAACCAAGCAGAAGTGAGTGAAACTGCAAGTGTTGCGTTAACAGTGAACCAAAGGCAAGCCTTGATGTCCCTTCTCAAAGAACAATGTGCTCAGCAACACTCTCATGGTGCAAACCAGGGTCAGAAATCATCCAATCCTGTTTCAGGTCAAGCTAAAATTCATTTTTTGCAATTCAGTGCAAGAATTTTATCATTGGTTAGACCAAAATCTGCTCTTTGGGTCATAGACACTGGAGCCACAGATCATGTTTCTTTTGATCTAACCGATTTCAAAACTTATCAAAAGGTTAAGCCCTTGGTTGTTAAATTACCTGATGGCAGCTTTACAACTAGTAGCATTGTAGGTACCATCATGTTCTCTAACAATCTATTTTTAACAAATGTTCTTTTCATTCCATCTTTTGATTTCAAATTGATTTCGGTGTCAAAACTTACAACACTTTTAAAATGCAAAATGCTTATTGATGATGAAACATGTGAAATTCAGGATTAA
- the LOC130965750 gene encoding protein FAR1-RELATED SEQUENCE 5-like, with translation MKVELDSLAKCEVFGPVVHTPEDVKSVGYRWVFVKKQNEKNEVVRYKARLVAQGFLQRSGIVYEETYSPVVDAITLHYLDVPKVGMCFGTIEDANQFYQNYAKRVGFVTKIRFTRRVGKDKVPKNQMITCNREGKRKSRVSPIEKTNPRTNYNCPAKISIRLNKEGLWIISKVCLDHSHPCDPEMAKLLTRNREMTMHMCRVIERNDEAGVRPSKIYQVLVGEAGGFSKINLMKKDVRNYLSRKVRNVTEEMDAREMLKYFTRMKEMNSDFYFDIELDQNKRLKTIFWADARSRAAYEYFGDIVSFDTTYKTNRYDMPFGSFVGVNHHGNSVLLGCGLLTKENSGSFTWLFNAWLTCMHGKAPKGIITDQCLGIRAGIENVMPETRHRLCIWHITKKIPEKFKRHKRYEELQSDLNNIVWESISEDDFQNQWEDFLIEYGLEDNKWLSDIYEERHRWVPIFLDNFFWAGMRSTQRSESMHSYFDKFINNKSLLIQFVKQYDNCLGWKEQQEREADVEDYKSIIPCATNSLIEKQFQGSYTNAKFKEVQKQFRKKANCILHLMKAVSTSKVYSILEDVSTSKERVYEVNYNAKTKDITCMCQMFESRGILCRHSLVVLGHERVSEIPRRYILDRWSKLVKRRHSDIKSSHDPSLLNPKTERFDDLCSHSNSVAQFASQTKETSDILHRYLDMAMAECQKHVANSSSNANELDNLLTLEDGGKDGGKDALSIFVGGCIISIQDIKSPPYVFTKGRPTNRLGSEKDKMIKKKTEAKKRKSEITEKEDNQHNGDIQSLPFNEQVHPILQDANYNVNEGFESDSMGASMGGFMSLLNSIHSYQFSNVD, from the exons ATGAAGGTtgagttagactcacttgcaaaatgtgaagtctttggacctgtagtccatACACCAGAAGACGTAAAATCTGTTGGATaccgatgggtatttgtgaaaaaacaaaatgagaaaaatgaagttgtacgCTACAAAGCTCGACTTGTAGCACAAGGTTTTTTACAAAGGTCCGGTATAGTTTATGAAGAAACATATTCTCCTGTAGTGGATGCAATAACATTGcattatttg GATGTGCCCAAGGTTGGCATGTGTTTTGGAACCATTGAAGATGCAAATCAATTTTATCAGAATTATGCCAAGCGCGTTGGTTTTGTTACTAAGATAAGGTTTACCCGAAGAGTTGGTAAAGATAAGGTTCCTAAGAATCAAATGATCACTTGCAATAGGGAGGGGAAACGCAAGTCTAGAGTTTCACCAATAGAAAAGACCAACCCTAGAACCAACTACAATTGCCCCGCAAAGATTTCTATTAGGTTGAATAAGGAGGGTCTTTGGATTATATCGAAGGTGTGCTTGGATCATTCACATCCTTGTGATCCAGAGATGGCAAAACTGTTGACACGTAATAGAGAGATGACTATGCACATGTGTCGAGTCATTGAGAGGAATGATGAAGCAGGTGTGAGACCAAGCAAAATATATCAAGTATTGGTGGGTGAAGCAGGGGGTTTTTCTAAGATAAACTTAATGAAAAAAGATGTTAGGAACTATCTCAGCAGAAAGGTACGCAATGTTACGGAAGAAATGGATGCTAGGGAGATGTTGAAGTATTTTACACGGATGAAGGAAATGAACTctgatttttattttgatattgaaCTTGATCAAAACAAGCGTCTCAAAACTATATTTTGGGCTGATGCTCGAAGTAGAGCAGCATATGAGTACTTCGGTGATATAGTTTCGTTTGATACTACTTATAAAACCAATCGTTACGATATGCCATTTGGTTCCTTTGTGGGGGTTAATCACCATGGTAACTCAGTGCTTCTTGGGTGTGGTTTGTTGACTAAGGAAAATTCAGGCTCGTTTACTTGGTTATTTAATGCTTGGCTTACATGTATGCATGGAAAGGCTCCTAAAGGCATTATAACAGACCAATGCCTCGGAATACGAGCTGGAATTGAGAATGTGATGCCAGAGACACGTCATAGGTTATGCATTTGGCACATTACGAAAAAGATTCcagaaaaattcaaaagacacaAGAGATATGAAGAGTTACAAAgtgatttaaataatattgtTTGGGAGTCTATTTCAGAAgatgattttcaaaatcaatggGAAGATTTTCTGATTGAATATGGTTTAGAAGATAACAAGTGGCTATCAG ATATCTATGAAGAAAGACATCGATGGGTTCCAATTTTTCTTGACAACTTTTTTTGGGCTGGTATGAGATCCACACAACGAAGTGAGAGCATGCATTCATATTTTGACAAATTTATAAAtaacaagagcttgttgattcaaTTTGTCAAACAATATGACAATTGCCTTGGATGGAAAGAGCAACAAGAAAGGGAGGCTGATGTTGAAGACTATAAATCAATAATACCTTGTGCCACTAATTCCTTAATAGAGAAGCAATTTCAAGGTTCCTATACTAATGCAAAGTTTAAGGAAGTACAAAAGCAATTTAGAAAGAAAGCAAATTGTATTTTGCACCTTATGAAAGCAGTTTCTACATCTAAAGTCTATTCTATTTTGGAGGATGTATCTACTTCTAAAGAGAGGGTTTATGAAGTTAACTACAATGCGAAAACGAAGGATATTACATGCATGTGTCAAATGTTTGAATCAAGAGGCATATTATGCCGTCATAGCTTGGTTGTCCTAGGGCATGAACGCGTGAGTGAAATTCCAAGAAGATACATTTTGGATCGTTGGAGCAAACTTGTGAAGCGAAGACATAGTGATATTAAGAGCAGCCATGATCCAAGTTTGTTGAATCCAAAAACAGAGAGGTTTGATGATTTATGCTCCCATTCGAACAGTGTTGCTCAATTTGCATCCCAAACAAAggaaacaagtgatatcttacaTCGTTATCTTGATATGGCTATGGCGGAGTGTCAAAAGCATGTTGCTAACTCATCATCTAATGCCAATGAGTTAGATAATTTGCTTACATTAGAAGATGGTGGTAAAGATGGTGGTAAAGATGCACTGTCTATTTTTGTAGGAGGCTGTATAATAAGCATTCAAGATATTAAAAGCCCTCCTTATGTGTTCACTAAGGGTCGTCCAACAAATAGGTTAGGATCTGAAAAAGACAAGATGATAAAAAAGAAGACCGAGGCAAAGAAGAGGAAAAGTGAGATAACCGAAAAAGAG GATAATCAACATAATGGAGATATTCAAAGTCTCCCTTTCAACGAACAGGTTCATCCAATA CTTCAAGATGCTAACTACAATGTTAATGAGGGATTTGAATCTGATTCAATGGGAGCATCAATGGGAGGATTCATGTCCTTATTGAACTCAATCCATTCTTACCAATTCTCAAATGTCGATTGA